DNA sequence from the Streptomyces sp. NBC_01497 genome:
CCACGCCGTTGGCCTCGGCCAGCTTGGTGAAGTCCACGCCGGTGAACTTGACGACCGGGTCGAAGGAACGGCGGTGGCCGAGGTTCTGGTAGAGCTCGATCAGTCCGTTGGTGTCGTTGTTGACCACCACCGTGACGATCGGCAGGTTGAGCCGTGCGATGGTCTCCAGGTCGGCACTGTTGGAGTGGAAGCCGCCGTCGCCCGCGATGAGGAACGTCGGCTGCCCGGGCCGGGCCATCTGGGCACCCATCGCGGCGGGGATGCCGTAGCCGAAGCTGGAGCAGCCTGCCGATGTCAGGAACCCGAAGGGCTGGTCGGCGCGGGCGAAGAGAACCCCGTAGTGGCGGAAGAAGCCGATGTCGGACACGATCGTGCCCTCTCCCGTCTCCGCCGTCTCGGCCATCACGGTGTTCATGCAGTCGATCACCTGGTGCACCCGCATGCCGTCCGCGTAGGTCTCGGGGTCCGCGAGGAACTCGGCGATCCGCTCCCGCAGCGGGGCGATGTCATGTGCGGTCTTCGGTGTGAGCCGGGCGGTGCGCTCGTCCACGTGTTCCACGAAGGCGAGCACGTCGGTGACCACGTCCACATCCGGCTGGAACACCCGCGGCACGGGGTTGACTGTGGGGGACACCCGCACGGTCTTCTTCTCGCCGCCCCGCTGCCACATCGACGGCCGCAGGTCCTCCGCGTAGTCGTAGCCGAGGGTGATGATCACGTCGACGGGACCGAACAGGGTCTCCAGCGCGGGGAAGGAGAGGATGCCGTCCATGTACCCCGTGACGGCACCGTAGTTGAGCGGGTGGCCCTCCGGCAGGACACCCTTGGCGATGTAGGTGGTGATGACGGGGATGCCGAGCCGTTCCGCGAGCGCGCGGACGGCGGGTGCCGCGCCCGAGCGGATGGCGGCGGCGCCCACCACCAGCACGGGGTGCTCCGCCTCGGCGAGCAGTTCGGCGGCCTCGTCGGCTGCCGCCTGCCAGCCGTCCTGCACCACGCCGAGGGGTTTTTCAGGCGTACGCGCCGGCGGCCGGGACGACGCGGTGTCCGTCTCGGCGCCGAGCAGGTCCACCGGGAGCGAGATGAAGCTCGGCCCGACGGGCTCGGTCATGGCCGCCGAGACCGCCGAGTCCACCAGGTCGGTGATGTCGTCGGGGCGCTGCAGTTCCGCGGCGTACTTGGTCAGCGGGCGCATCACACCGACGGCGTCCACGCACTGGTGGGTGTCGTTGTGGAAGATGTCGTACGACTCGGACTGCGCGGCCAGGGCGATGACCGGCGAGCGGTCGAGCACCGAGGTGGCGACGCCGGTCGACAGGTTCGTCATACCGGGTCCCAGCGTGGCCCAGCAGGCCTGCGGCCGGCCGCTGATCCGGGCGAGTACGTCCGCGGCGACGCCCGCGGTGAACTCGTGGCGGGTCAGGACGAAGTCGATCCCCTCCACCTCGTCGAAGAGAATGGACGCGGCTTCCCGGCCGACCACGCCGAAGACCGTTTCGACTCCGTGGTCCCGCAGGCGTCGAAGCAGGGCGTATGCGGTCGTGGGGTTGTTGCTCGGAGTGGCGGACACGCGCGACATGGAGACTCCTCATGCGTACGGATGTGGCTGCGTTCGTGCGGCTGCGTTCGTGCGGGCCGCGGACTGTGCCCCGAACGCGTCGCTGCCTTCAAAGGCCGGTCCGGCCCGGCACGCATCACCCACTGTGGCGACCCCGCCTTGCACGGAAACGGATGTTTCCCTTGCAGGCAATTCATCCGGCCGCGATTCTCTCCGCTATTCCGATACGGCGCCGAACGACCCACGTACTGCGTGGCGTTGTGGACATCAGGGCGGACCGTTACCGTGCTGCAGTCCGGAGCACGCGGCGCACCGCCCGTCCTTTCCCGCGGCCCCCGCGTCCTGGCCATTCGGCGGCTTCGCATTCCGGGAAAACCTCCGGACCCTGCCGCACCCCACCACCACCGGAGGTTTCGCCATGCCCCCGTTCCACGCCCTGCCCCGGCGCACCCTGCGGGAACTCGAAGTCAGTGCACAAGGGCTGGGCTGCCTGCCCACCACGGAGTTCTACGGCCGTCCCGACCCGGGACGCTCACTCGCCACGATCCGCGCCGCCCTGGAGGCCGGAGTGAACCTGCTGGACACCGCCGACGTACAGGGCCTGGGCGCCGGCGAGGAACTGCTCGGCCGGGCCGTCGCCGGACGACGGGACGACGTGGTGATCGCCAGCAAGTTCGGCATGGTGCGCTCCGCCGAAGGCTTCCAGGGACTGTGCGGCGAACCCTCCTACGTACGTTCCGCCTGCGAGCGCTCGCTCCGGCGCCTGCGCACGGACCGCATCGACCTCTACTACCAGCACTGGATCGACCCGGCGGTTCCCGTCGAGGAGACCGCGGGCGCGGTGGCGGAACTGATCCGGGAAGGCAAAGTGCGCCACTTCGGACTCAGCGAGCCCTCCGTCGCCACACTGCGCCGGGCCGACGCGGAGTACCCGGTCACCGCGGTGCAGAGCGAGTGGAGCCTGTGGACGCGCGACATCGAGGCCGAGATCGTGCCGGTCTGCCGTGAACTGGGGATCGGCGTCGTCGCGTACGCGCCGCTGGGCCGGGGATTCCTGGCCGGCGGGATCACCACGCAGAGCGACCTGGCCGACGAGGACTTCCGCCGCGGCCAGCCGCGCTTCGCCCCCACCGCCCTGGCCCGCAACCAGGAACTGCTGCGCCGCCTGCGTCCCCTCGCCGTCCGGCTCGGCCTGACCCTGGCGCAACTGGGCCTGGCCTGGCTCCACCACCAGGGCGCGGGCGTCGTCCCCATCCCGGGCACCAGCGACCCGGCCCACCTGACGGAGAACCTGTCCGCCGCCACCGTTCACCTGCACGAGGACGATCTCGCCGCGGTGGCCCGTGCCGCCGCCCTCCCCGTTTACGGCGAGCGCTACACGCCCGCGATGCTCGCCATGACCGGCAACTGAGCCTTCCTGCAAGTCCGCAGGCAGAACGCCGTCAAGCCGCCGTCAAGCCGCCCCTGCCATCGTGGCGCCAGGCCGCCGGACGGCCGGGAGAACGACACCGTCCGCCGAGGCGCGCGCCATCCGGGACATCCCATCGGCTTTGGAGGTCGTTCATGCCCGCGGCAACAGCCCCTATGACGGACGAACAGCGAAAAGCCGTCATCACCGCCTATCTCAAAGCCTTCGACAACGGCGGGACCAGTCACGACGGAATCCCCCTCATCGACTTCTTCTCCCAGGACGCGCTCTTCTTCTTCCCCAAATGGGGCCTCGCCCACGGGAAGAGCGAGATCAGCCGCATGTTCGGGAATCTCGGGGAGACCGTCAAGTCGGTCGAGCACCATTTCTCGTCGTTCAACTGGATCACCACCGCAACCGACGTGCTCGCGGTCGAGGGCACCACGCACGGTGAGCACCGCGACGGCCCCTGGCGCGTGGGCGTACCCGAATGGGGCGCGGGACGCTGGTGCGGAGTGTTCGAGGTACGCGGCTTCCTCATCGACCGCGCCTTCATCTACATGGACCCCGACTACGCGGGCAAAGACGTAGCGCGTTACCCGTGGCTCTGACAAGAACGCCCCCGCCCACACCACCCGTACAGGAGCACTGATGGACGTCCTGGCCGCACTCCAGCGCAAGCCCAGCCTCAACCTCTTCCCGATCGAGAACCGCCTCTCGCCGAGGGCCGCAGCGGCACTCGCCACCGACGCGGTCAACCGCTACCCCTACTCCGAGACGCCCGTGGCCGTCTACGGCGACGTCACGGGACTCAACGCCGTCTACGACTACTGCGTCGACCTCACCAAGGAGTTCTACGGCGCCCGCCACGCCTTCGTGCAGTTCCTCTCCGGACTGCACACGATGCACACCGTCCTCACCGCGGTGACCCCCCGCGCCGGCCGGGTCATGGTCCTCGCCCCCGAGAACGGCGGGCACTACGCCACGGTGACCATCTGCGAGAGCTTCGGCTACGAGGTCGGCTTCCTCCCCTTCGACCGCGAACGGCTCCAGATCGACCACGCCGCACTGGCCGCCCACGTCGCCGAACACCCGGTCGACGTGATCTACCTGGACGCCTCCACCACCCTGCGTTTCCCCGACGCCCAGGCGCTGCGGTCGGCCGCCCCCGCCGCGACCATCTGCCTGGACGCCTCACACCTGCTCGGTCTGCTGGCCGCGGCACCCGGCACCCTTCTCCTCGACGGCGGCTTCGACAGCATCTCCGGCAGCACGCACAAGACACTGCCCGGACCGCAGAAGGGCCTCCTCGTCACCAACAGCGACGGCCTCGCCGAAAAGGTCGCTGCACGTATCCCCTTCACCGCGTCGAGTTCCCACTCCGCGACGGTCGCCAGCCTGGCGATCACGCTGGAGGAACTCCTGCCCCACCGGGCCGACTACGCGCGTCAGGTCATCGCCAACGCACGGCGCCTGGGCGAGGAACTGGCCAGGCGGGGATTCGACCTGCCCGGCGAGAGCTTCGGCTACACCGACACGCACCAGGTGTGGCTGCACATGCCGGAAAGCAGCGGTACGCACGCGTGGGGACGACTGCTCACCAGCGCCGACATCCGCACCACGACGGTGGTCCTGCCCAGCAACGCCAGGCCGGGACTGCGGCTGGGCACCCAGGAACTGACCCGCTGGGGCATGAAGGAAGACGACATGGCTGCGGTCGCCGAGCTGCTGGCGCGCCTCCTGCTCCGCTCCGAGGACTCCCGCAAGGTCGCCGCGGACGTCGGTGACCTCGCACGGGAGTTTCCCGGGGTGGCCTACGTCGGGCAACCCGTCCCGGTTGCCGCCGCCTGAGTCCCGGAGAGGCGTGCCGTCCCGCACCTGCGGCACGCCCCGGCCGGCAGCACCGGAGGAATGACGATGAAGCCCTCCCCGCAGGACCCGGGCCCCGCACGCATCGACGGTCCGCCGGTGGCCGGCGCGCTCCTGCGAAGGGTGGCAGCCCACCACCCGACCGGAGTGGTCCTGGTCACCGGCCCGCCCCCGGCCCCTCACCAGCTCCCGCCCGCGATGGTCATGGGGACATTCACCTCGGTCTCGCTCGACCCGGCGCTCATCGGCCTGCTCCCGGCCAAGTCCTCCACCACCTGGCCCCGCATCCGCACGGCCGGTCGCTTCTGCGTCAACGTGCTCGCGGCTGACCAGGAAGAGCTGTGCCGGAACTTCGCCGCCGCGGATCCGGGACGCTGGAAGGTCCCGTACCGACGTGGCGCCGGCGGTTCTCCCGTGCTGCTCGAAGCTCTGGCCTGGTTCGACTGCGAACTGGCCGGCGAAGTGGACGCTGGAGACCACTGGTTCGTCACCGGCGCCGTCCGCGACCTGGGGGTCCAGCGGGGCGACCCGCCCCTGGTCTTCTTCCAGGGGCGTTACAGCCACTGCCGCCCCCCTGCCGACTCACCCGTGCCTCAGCGCGGCACGGGCGCGACCTCCGCCTGACACCGGGGAGTGAGGCGTATCCGCGCGCCGGACGGACGCCGGGGCGGCCCCAGGAGCTGAGGAGGAAACACGAAGGAATCCGCGGACGCCTCGCCCCGCTCGTCGTTCACGCGGAGGACGGGCAACGTTTCGACTCCGACCGGCCGGCAGGGCGGTATCGGGCCTCGAAGGGCCGGGGACGCGGAAAGAACGCGGCACGGTTCGGGATTCACCGTCATCTTCCCGGCCGCGCCCGCCTCGCGGTCGCCGAAGCAGAGCCGCCGCGTGATCGGCGGCGCCGGTCGCCACTTCGAAAAGTCGCAGCGCTGCCCCATGGCCCCGGCGCCGCGAGAACAACGAGAAGAGGACGGGCCAGGCTTTCAGCGTGCGCCGGCCGTACGGGCGTCCAGAGAACAGGGACACGGATCGCGGACACGCCGGACAAGCAGGACGGAAGCAGAATTGGCACGGCACGCCACTGCCGTCAACAACTCTGCGTGACACCCTCGTTCGGCATTTCGCAAGGCTCAACTGCCAACGCGTCCCCGGCATGGCGAGGATGCTCCGGGGGCATGTACACGGTCACGGGGACCGACACGGGTTGGAGCACGAGCATTGCAGTCGAACCCCCAGCTCAAGGACGTGCGTTTCCGGATCCTGGGTCCGTTGGAGGGCTGGGACGGCGACCGCCGCCTCAGGCTCGGCGGATTCGTCAACGAGCGCGTTCTGGTGATGCTGTTGCTGGAGGCGGGACAAGTGGTCCCGGCCTCTCGACTGATATGGGCGGTATGGGATCAGCGGCCGCCGGCCACAGCTCTCCAGCAGATACGCAAGGCCGTCGCCGATCTGCGCCAACGCGTTCCCGGTGGACGCCACATGATCGCCACTGAGCCACCTGGCTACCGTGCGATGGTGGCGGACGGTCAAGTGGACCTGAAACTCTTCGACACCCGGGTGCGTACCGCGAGGAGGGCACACGAGGAAGGCCGTGTCGATGAAGCCGTCACGCACTTGCGGGCCGGGCTCGACCTGTGGCGGGGGCCCATCCTCGCCGGGACCGGCGGACCCGTGATCGAGGCCGCCGCCGCGGGCTGGGAGGAGCGCCGTATCGCCGCGACCGAGCGCAGCTTCGACCTCCGTCTCGCCCGAGGTGAGGCCGGCGAGCTCGTCAGCGAGTTGCGTGAGGTCATCTCCACGAATCCGCTCCGCGAGAACCTGCGCGGGCAGCTGATGCTCGCTCTTCACCGCTCGGGACGCCGTGGCGAGGCGGTGGAGGAGTACGCCCGGCTGCGCACCCTGCTGTCGGAGGAACTCGGCATAGAACCCAGCCCCCGCCTCTCGGAACTGCACACGGCGATCCTGCGTGGCTCCCTCGCGCTGGAGGCCCGGGTGCCGGTGGCGTCGGCCGAAAGGGCTCTTCCGCGCACGCTGCCGCACGACTTGGCGGACTTCACGGGGCGCCAGAAGGAAATCGAACAGCTCATCGCCGCCGTTTCGGCGGACACGGGACGCGCGGGACCGCACGTCCTCGTGATCGACGGCATGGGT
Encoded proteins:
- a CDS encoding nuclear transport factor 2 family protein, whose amino-acid sequence is MTDEQRKAVITAYLKAFDNGGTSHDGIPLIDFFSQDALFFFPKWGLAHGKSEISRMFGNLGETVKSVEHHFSSFNWITTATDVLAVEGTTHGEHRDGPWRVGVPEWGAGRWCGVFEVRGFLIDRAFIYMDPDYAGKDVARYPWL
- a CDS encoding aldo/keto reductase, which produces MPPFHALPRRTLRELEVSAQGLGCLPTTEFYGRPDPGRSLATIRAALEAGVNLLDTADVQGLGAGEELLGRAVAGRRDDVVIASKFGMVRSAEGFQGLCGEPSYVRSACERSLRRLRTDRIDLYYQHWIDPAVPVEETAGAVAELIREGKVRHFGLSEPSVATLRRADAEYPVTAVQSEWSLWTRDIEAEIVPVCRELGIGVVAYAPLGRGFLAGGITTQSDLADEDFRRGQPRFAPTALARNQELLRRLRPLAVRLGLTLAQLGLAWLHHQGAGVVPIPGTSDPAHLTENLSAATVHLHEDDLAAVARAAALPVYGERYTPAMLAMTGN
- a CDS encoding AfsR/SARP family transcriptional regulator; the encoded protein is MQSNPQLKDVRFRILGPLEGWDGDRRLRLGGFVNERVLVMLLLEAGQVVPASRLIWAVWDQRPPATALQQIRKAVADLRQRVPGGRHMIATEPPGYRAMVADGQVDLKLFDTRVRTARRAHEEGRVDEAVTHLRAGLDLWRGPILAGTGGPVIEAAAAGWEERRIAATERSFDLRLARGEAGELVSELREVISTNPLRENLRGQLMLALHRSGRRGEAVEEYARLRTLLSEELGIEPSPRLSELHTAILRGSLALEARVPVASAERALPRTLPHDLADFTGRQKEIEQLIAAVSADTGRAGPHVLVIDGMGGSGKTALAVRVAHLLADEYPGGQLYLDLRGFTPGAESLSTQEALGTLLEVLGIPQENSVAHEPHARIPLWRDATADRPFILILDNVADAAQIRPLLLSCAGSLVIITSRTRLAELDGTTGLTLDLLGDEEAIGLLGRILGTERVTAEPRAALELVGLCGNLPLALRIAGARLRKRPHWPLSHLADRLRDGTRTLAELQCGDVSVASVLRTSYEAIPPEHQSGFRTLSHHPGDDLDITAAAAFLGTEPHRAEETMELLLDVHLLQQHTFGRYSFHHLIRSLAHTLPALHPSLISS
- a CDS encoding thiamine pyrophosphate-binding protein; the encoded protein is MSRVSATPSNNPTTAYALLRRLRDHGVETVFGVVGREAASILFDEVEGIDFVLTRHEFTAGVAADVLARISGRPQACWATLGPGMTNLSTGVATSVLDRSPVIALAAQSESYDIFHNDTHQCVDAVGVMRPLTKYAAELQRPDDITDLVDSAVSAAMTEPVGPSFISLPVDLLGAETDTASSRPPARTPEKPLGVVQDGWQAAADEAAELLAEAEHPVLVVGAAAIRSGAAPAVRALAERLGIPVITTYIAKGVLPEGHPLNYGAVTGYMDGILSFPALETLFGPVDVIITLGYDYAEDLRPSMWQRGGEKKTVRVSPTVNPVPRVFQPDVDVVTDVLAFVEHVDERTARLTPKTAHDIAPLRERIAEFLADPETYADGMRVHQVIDCMNTVMAETAETGEGTIVSDIGFFRHYGVLFARADQPFGFLTSAGCSSFGYGIPAAMGAQMARPGQPTFLIAGDGGFHSNSADLETIARLNLPIVTVVVNNDTNGLIELYQNLGHRRSFDPVVKFTGVDFTKLAEANGVEAVRAASREDLVAALRKGAALGRPFLIEVPVNYDFKAGGFGALDI
- a CDS encoding flavin reductase family protein codes for the protein MKPSPQDPGPARIDGPPVAGALLRRVAAHHPTGVVLVTGPPPAPHQLPPAMVMGTFTSVSLDPALIGLLPAKSSTTWPRIRTAGRFCVNVLAADQEELCRNFAAADPGRWKVPYRRGAGGSPVLLEALAWFDCELAGEVDAGDHWFVTGAVRDLGVQRGDPPLVFFQGRYSHCRPPADSPVPQRGTGATSA
- a CDS encoding serine hydroxymethyltransferase; translated protein: MDVLAALQRKPSLNLFPIENRLSPRAAAALATDAVNRYPYSETPVAVYGDVTGLNAVYDYCVDLTKEFYGARHAFVQFLSGLHTMHTVLTAVTPRAGRVMVLAPENGGHYATVTICESFGYEVGFLPFDRERLQIDHAALAAHVAEHPVDVIYLDASTTLRFPDAQALRSAAPAATICLDASHLLGLLAAAPGTLLLDGGFDSISGSTHKTLPGPQKGLLVTNSDGLAEKVAARIPFTASSSHSATVASLAITLEELLPHRADYARQVIANARRLGEELARRGFDLPGESFGYTDTHQVWLHMPESSGTHAWGRLLTSADIRTTTVVLPSNARPGLRLGTQELTRWGMKEDDMAAVAELLARLLLRSEDSRKVAADVGDLAREFPGVAYVGQPVPVAAA